From the genome of Bacteroidales bacterium, one region includes:
- a CDS encoding SPOR domain-containing protein — protein sequence MIYTRTLFMVTLCTLMMACSSQKKATTSPAPPIMENELTEITVREEKVQPVDLPDETVYKYYVVIGSFKVIENARKFRVDLVKEDFLPVILENENGLFRVSVASTD from the coding sequence ATGATCTATACCAGAACACTTTTTATGGTCACGTTATGTACGCTAATGATGGCGTGCAGTTCACAAAAAAAAGCGACAACAAGTCCGGCTCCCCCTATCATGGAAAATGAATTGACCGAAATTACCGTCAGGGAAGAGAAAGTACAACCGGTAGATCTTCCGGACGAAACGGTCTATAAGTATTATGTCGTCATCGGTTCCTTCAAAGTAATCGAGAATGCCCGGAAATTTAGGGTCGACCTGGTAAAGGAAGATTTCTTACCTGTGATCCTTGAAAACGAGAATGGTTTATTCCGCGTCTCAGTAGCATCCACGGATAA
- a CDS encoding ThuA domain-containing protein encodes MKKVSSMLLVLMLVLVCGTVLASGPSGKPKFKVLVLAERGGGHEGFNAAALKWLNDFSEKHYFEYTEITNTKKIDAGFLKEYKVFLQLDFPPYTWSDESKAAFVEYIEKGKGGWVGFHHASLLGNFDGYPMWQWFSDFLGGIKFKSYIAETVSGTVHVEDAKHPVMKNVKPTFILHDEEWYTFDKNPRPNVHVLATVDESSYNPSSDVKMGDHPVVWVNKKVKARNVYFLMGHHASLLDSEDFKTMFGNAILWAAGK; translated from the coding sequence ATGAAAAAGGTAAGTAGTATGCTGCTTGTATTAATGCTGGTACTGGTGTGTGGAACTGTTTTAGCTTCCGGGCCTTCCGGAAAACCTAAATTTAAAGTGTTGGTATTGGCCGAGCGCGGGGGCGGACATGAAGGATTCAATGCTGCTGCACTCAAATGGCTGAATGATTTTTCGGAAAAACATTATTTCGAATATACGGAAATCACCAATACCAAGAAGATCGACGCCGGTTTTTTGAAAGAGTACAAAGTATTCCTTCAATTGGATTTTCCTCCTTATACATGGAGCGATGAATCAAAAGCTGCCTTTGTTGAATATATTGAAAAAGGAAAAGGCGGATGGGTAGGATTCCATCATGCCAGTTTACTGGGGAATTTTGACGGTTATCCTATGTGGCAATGGTTTTCGGATTTTCTGGGTGGAATCAAGTTCAAAAGTTATATTGCCGAAACGGTTTCCGGAACGGTTCATGTAGAAGACGCCAAACATCCGGTCATGAAAAATGTCAAACCTACTTTTATCTTACATGATGAGGAATGGTATACCTTCGATAAAAATCCGCGTCCGAATGTTCATGTCCTTGCTACCGTTGACGAATCAAGTTATAACCCGTCTTCCGATGTAAAAATGGGTGACCATCCTGTAGTCTGGGTCAATAAAAAAGTAAAGGCACGCAACGTGTATTTCCTGATGGGACATCATGCATCTTTACTGGATTCCGAAGACTTTAAGACAATGTTCGGAAATGCGATCTTGTGGGCTGCCGGAAAATAA
- a CDS encoding response regulator: MKFKYFLFSLWVFISPSLNAGSFLHLNVENGLSSRRVFQIAKDSSGFMWFFTYAGIDRYDGSEIKHYRLSGEVDIEESSLYSSKMVCDKDKNIWISVRNGKIFSYNKLLDKFIFQVDLASFLPGQEILLNSIMFDRENRLWLCMSTGLYLFDLARQQLMLINDFQGESVSVIEQGKGHTYYIGTHRHVYYMEEGMDDSMFRPSLFDVETRVESLHFHREKLYVGTFSDGLYIIDIGEKQATHMDNIPGVPIREIKSTSDDHILVGLDGSGVYVFDAINSQLIRKYLPDEDNNTSLRGNTVCDIFVDECNRIWIGTSTNGISILDPLLPDVTYIRHEQRNDNSLISSHVNVVFEDSDGDIWYGTNTGVSMFSSGKKQWRHFINDKNKAKVVLALCEDADKGIWVGGFGIKTHRIDKQTGKIQSLPTRQDSGLSGISSNYIYSIYADNRYVWLGGIEGDLTRYDIRTKEYQYYDITCIGDIKPVNDSILSIASCAGLVLFNKKNDSYQLFTEFDGTSLNCPIRSVYPVSMEEIWMATDGKGLIRFDFISGNTLFFSLEDGLASNSILGLLQDNKKRIWFSSESGLYYIDPQSDTPINIGEYIGLEGENYNANACVRRKNGNLIFGTANGAMEIAPDFNIDNDYPTKLVFTDFKLFYKSSSVDTPDSPLEKAIDETTFISLKYVQNSFSFSFSSINFTQPHTLQYQCKLDGFENEWHDVGNKNIGYTNINPGKYDFKLRVINKYTQKVLDERNIGIAVQKPWWASWWALTIYLVILTGIAFFVFQYIKNRMERQSSREKINFFIDVAHDIRTPVALIKAPLSELENEELSDSVRKTLSMAIKNAEKLFSLVTQLLDFQKVDRAMVKLSTSINELHAYMTEKIASFDSFALKKNIRLTMDADFDYLQVCFDRNNMNKIIDNLLSNAIKYTPENGVVEVILKHTNDQWSVEVKDSGIGIPLHEQKNLFRQFYRAGNAVNSKETGSGIGLLLTQKLVKMHHGDIQFTSVENEGSSFKVNFPIGNTTNPENERISVIGQNEETSGSIKVSKEKILLVEDNDDMRAYLKTSLSQEYQVIDMSDGRQVLEQVSTINPDIIISDVVMPYLRGDEMCRMLKSSMETSHIPVILLTALTDKENIIMGLESGADDYVTKPFDSSVLKARIRNILQNREKLRKAVSSGNLSTEEINYPNELDKEFIDRAIALINDEMSNPEFSINDFCQSMAMSRSSIYNKIKTLTGQAPNDFIRIIRLNKAQELLKSRKYNISEVSTMIGFSDPKYFSTSFKKQFGISPSKYLDKI, from the coding sequence ATGAAATTCAAGTATTTCCTATTTAGCCTTTGGGTATTCATTTCCCCTTCCCTAAATGCTGGATCTTTTCTACACCTCAATGTGGAAAACGGTTTGAGTAGTCGCAGGGTTTTCCAGATAGCAAAGGATTCTTCCGGATTTATGTGGTTTTTTACTTATGCTGGAATTGACCGGTATGACGGATCGGAGATAAAGCATTACCGGTTAAGTGGTGAAGTGGATATTGAGGAAAGTTCGTTGTATTCTTCTAAAATGGTATGTGATAAGGACAAAAACATATGGATATCCGTAAGAAACGGGAAGATATTCTCTTATAATAAACTGCTTGATAAGTTTATCTTTCAGGTAGATCTGGCTTCTTTCCTGCCGGGGCAGGAAATTCTTCTGAATTCGATCATGTTCGACCGGGAAAATCGTTTGTGGTTGTGTATGTCTACCGGTTTATATTTATTTGATTTAGCACGCCAGCAACTCATGCTGATCAATGACTTTCAAGGGGAATCAGTAAGTGTTATTGAACAAGGTAAGGGTCACACTTATTATATAGGGACACACCGGCATGTCTACTACATGGAGGAGGGAATGGATGATTCCATGTTCCGTCCATCTTTATTTGATGTGGAGACAAGGGTAGAATCTTTGCATTTTCACCGGGAAAAGCTTTATGTGGGTACATTTTCAGATGGTTTGTATATCATTGATATTGGTGAGAAACAAGCTACGCATATGGATAACATTCCCGGTGTTCCTATCCGTGAGATCAAGTCCACATCAGATGATCATATCCTGGTTGGACTAGATGGCTCCGGGGTATATGTTTTTGATGCTATCAATAGTCAATTGATCCGGAAATATTTACCGGATGAAGATAATAATACCAGTTTACGGGGTAACACTGTTTGTGATATTTTCGTTGATGAATGTAACCGTATCTGGATCGGTACCTCTACCAATGGAATCAGTATACTTGATCCGCTTCTACCGGATGTTACCTATATCCGTCATGAACAAAGGAATGATAATTCTTTGATATCCAGTCATGTTAATGTTGTTTTTGAAGACTCGGACGGCGATATATGGTACGGTACCAATACGGGGGTCAGCATGTTCTCTTCCGGGAAAAAACAATGGAGGCATTTTATCAATGATAAAAACAAGGCCAAAGTAGTATTGGCATTATGTGAAGATGCGGATAAAGGAATATGGGTTGGCGGATTCGGTATCAAGACTCACCGGATCGATAAACAGACCGGGAAAATTCAATCCCTGCCTACCCGGCAAGATTCCGGTCTGTCCGGTATATCCTCCAATTATATTTATTCCATATATGCCGATAACCGTTATGTCTGGCTGGGTGGTATTGAAGGAGATCTAACCCGGTATGACATCCGGACTAAAGAATACCAATATTATGATATTACGTGCATCGGGGATATTAAACCGGTTAATGACAGTATTCTTTCTATAGCTTCCTGTGCAGGATTGGTCCTGTTCAATAAAAAAAATGATAGCTACCAGTTGTTCACAGAATTTGATGGTACGTCTCTGAATTGCCCTATCCGAAGCGTATACCCTGTGTCTATGGAAGAGATATGGATGGCTACAGACGGTAAGGGTTTGATTCGCTTCGATTTTATTTCCGGAAATACATTGTTTTTCTCATTGGAAGATGGTCTTGCATCCAATTCTATCCTTGGTTTATTGCAGGACAATAAAAAACGGATATGGTTCAGTTCCGAGAGTGGATTATATTATATAGATCCCCAATCGGATACGCCAATCAATATTGGCGAATATATAGGGTTGGAAGGCGAAAACTATAATGCCAATGCATGTGTCAGGCGGAAGAATGGAAACCTGATTTTCGGCACAGCCAACGGTGCTATGGAAATAGCCCCGGATTTTAACATCGACAATGATTATCCTACAAAACTGGTATTTACTGATTTCAAACTTTTCTATAAATCATCATCCGTAGATACTCCCGATTCCCCTCTGGAAAAAGCAATCGATGAAACTACCTTTATTTCGTTGAAATATGTACAGAATTCGTTTTCATTCTCATTTTCTTCCATCAATTTTACTCAACCCCATACATTACAGTATCAGTGTAAACTGGATGGCTTCGAAAATGAATGGCACGATGTGGGCAATAAAAATATAGGCTATACCAATATTAATCCCGGTAAGTATGATTTTAAACTAAGGGTGATCAATAAATACACCCAAAAAGTACTTGACGAGAGAAATATCGGGATCGCAGTTCAAAAACCCTGGTGGGCATCCTGGTGGGCGTTAACCATTTATCTGGTAATACTGACCGGTATTGCCTTCTTTGTGTTTCAATACATTAAAAACAGAATGGAAAGGCAAAGTTCCAGGGAGAAAATCAATTTTTTCATTGATGTTGCCCATGATATACGGACTCCTGTAGCGTTGATCAAAGCTCCTTTAAGCGAACTGGAAAATGAAGAATTGTCAGATTCGGTCAGGAAAACACTTTCAATGGCCATCAAAAATGCTGAAAAGTTGTTTTCACTAGTTACGCAACTGTTGGATTTTCAGAAAGTCGACCGGGCAATGGTCAAACTGTCGACTTCCATAAATGAACTTCATGCTTATATGACTGAGAAGATAGCATCTTTTGATAGTTTTGCCCTAAAGAAAAATATCCGCCTTACTATGGACGCAGACTTTGATTATTTGCAGGTCTGTTTTGACCGGAATAATATGAACAAGATCATAGATAATCTCTTATCCAATGCGATCAAATATACGCCAGAAAATGGTGTTGTGGAGGTGATACTCAAGCATACCAATGATCAGTGGTCGGTAGAAGTGAAGGATTCAGGAATAGGTATTCCCCTGCATGAACAGAAAAATCTTTTCCGGCAATTTTACAGGGCTGGGAATGCTGTTAATTCTAAAGAAACCGGGTCCGGGATCGGACTTTTGCTGACGCAAAAACTAGTGAAAATGCATCATGGGGATATTCAATTTACCAGTGTCGAAAACGAGGGCTCTTCTTTTAAAGTGAATTTTCCAATAGGGAATACAACAAATCCGGAGAATGAAAGAATATCTGTTATTGGACAAAATGAAGAAACTTCCGGAAGCATAAAGGTTTCGAAAGAAAAAATACTATTGGTGGAAGACAATGATGATATGCGGGCTTACCTGAAAACAAGCCTGTCACAGGAATACCAGGTGATCGATATGTCGGATGGCAGGCAGGTCCTGGAACAGGTATCCACAATCAATCCGGACATTATTATTTCAGATGTGGTCATGCCCTATCTTAGGGGAGATGAAATGTGCCGTATGCTGAAATCGTCAATGGAAACAAGTCATATTCCAGTTATTCTGCTTACTGCACTTACGGATAAGGAAAATATCATTATGGGATTGGAAAGTGGAGCGGATGACTATGTGACCAAACCTTTCGATTCATCTGTACTCAAAGCACGTATCCGGAATATATTACAAAACAGGGAAAAACTTAGAAAAGCTGTTTCTTCCGGCAATCTGTCAACAGAAGAAATCAATTATCCGAACGAACTGGATAAGGAGTTTATAGATAGGGCTATAGCCCTGATCAATGATGAAATGTCGAATCCTGAATTTTCCATCAATGACTTCTGTCAGTCAATGGCGATGAGCCGTTCTTCTATTTATAATAAGATCAAAACATTAACAGGTCAGGCTCCCAACGATTTTATCCGGATTATCCGGCTCAACAAAGCACAGGAACTATTGAAATCCAGAAAGTACAATATTTCGGAAGTATCTACTATGATAGGATTTTCCGATCCTAAATATTTCAGTACCAGCTTTAAAAAGCAATTCGGCATCAGTCCGAGTAAATATCTGGATAAAATATAG
- a CDS encoding MFS transporter: MNYQTKRNIAAGGATFTILWALSLSHMFNDMLQSLVSAIYPLIKDPLHLSYAQIGLITLTFQFSSSVFQPVVGWITDKRPQPWSLPIGMSITMTGLLLLSQASSLLVVLISVALIGFGSAIFHPESSRLAHMASGGRHGMAQSLFQVGGNLGGSLGPLLAALIVAPYGQQNVKWFSLVALMAIAVMIPVSRWYKSNLKRMKRKKRIVVLPPSPLSRPKTILSLGILLVLIFSKYVYMASINSYYTFYLMHQFDVTVREAQIYLFVFLFSVAAGTLIGGPVGDRIGRKYVIWASILGVAPFTLLMPYANLMWTCILSVFIGLILSSAFSAILVYAQELMPGKVGTIAGLFFGLAFGIAGIASAVWGKVADQQGIEYVYRICSYLPLLGIVTWFLPDIRKNKLHAVQH; the protein is encoded by the coding sequence ATGAATTATCAAACTAAAAGGAATATCGCGGCAGGAGGGGCTACTTTTACCATTCTTTGGGCGTTGAGTCTTTCACATATGTTCAATGATATGTTGCAGTCCCTGGTATCGGCCATTTATCCGTTGATCAAGGATCCGTTACACCTTAGTTATGCACAGATCGGACTTATTACACTTACTTTTCAGTTTTCTTCATCCGTTTTCCAGCCCGTGGTGGGGTGGATTACCGATAAACGTCCTCAACCCTGGTCATTACCTATTGGTATGAGCATTACCATGACAGGTTTGTTATTATTGTCGCAGGCATCCAGTTTATTGGTCGTATTGATTTCCGTGGCTCTGATCGGATTCGGGTCGGCCATATTTCATCCCGAATCATCCCGTTTGGCCCATATGGCTTCAGGGGGCAGGCATGGAATGGCGCAATCGTTGTTCCAGGTAGGAGGAAACCTGGGTGGTTCGCTTGGTCCTTTGCTGGCAGCTTTGATCGTCGCCCCTTACGGACAACAAAATGTGAAATGGTTTTCACTGGTTGCATTGATGGCTATTGCCGTGATGATCCCTGTCAGTCGTTGGTATAAAAGCAATCTGAAGCGGATGAAACGGAAAAAAAGAATTGTCGTATTACCACCGTCGCCATTGTCCCGTCCGAAAACTATTTTATCCCTGGGCATCCTGTTGGTGCTGATTTTTTCAAAATATGTATATATGGCCAGTATCAACAGTTATTATACTTTCTACCTGATGCATCAGTTTGATGTTACAGTTCGTGAAGCGCAGATCTACCTGTTTGTTTTCCTGTTCTCGGTAGCTGCGGGAACATTGATCGGTGGGCCCGTAGGTGACCGGATCGGGAGGAAATATGTGATATGGGCTTCGATACTGGGAGTGGCACCCTTTACTTTGTTGATGCCTTATGCCAACCTGATGTGGACATGTATCCTGAGTGTTTTTATCGGATTGATCCTCTCATCGGCTTTTTCGGCCATCCTGGTGTATGCACAGGAGCTGATGCCTGGAAAAGTAGGGACGATAGCGGGTCTGTTCTTCGGCTTGGCTTTCGGGATTGCCGGGATTGCTTCCGCAGTCTGGGGAAAAGTAGCCGACCAGCAGGGAATTGAATACGTATACAGGATTTGTTCATATCTCCCTTTACTGGGAATAGTCACCTGGTTCCTACCGGATATCAGGAAAAATAAATTGCATGCCGTTCAGCATTAA